Genomic window (Nitratidesulfovibrio vulgaris str. Hildenborough):
CGTGCGCGAGAGCGTCACCGTGCCCCTGCGCGACGCCCCCACCCTGCTGGGCATTCCGCTGCCTTCCGATTCGGGGCCCTCGTACCTTCTCGCCGGGGCCGCCATCGCGCTGCTGTGCGCCCTTCTCGCCCTCGCCCTCATGGGCGTGCGTGCGGGGCTTGCCACGCTCGAGGCCCGCAAGAACGCAGCTGCCGACGCAAAGCAGCACGGCGGAGACTAGCCCACCATGAACCGGGCGTTCTTTCTGGATATCCTGCGACGCAAGCCGGCCCTGTTCCAGGCCATGCTCGCGTTCAACGCCGAAGGGTCGCCGTCTGCGTCGGGACTTGCCGACGTGCTGACGCGGGCCGTACCGGGCATCGACGCAGGGCTGTTGCTCACATCTCCCGACGTCCGCAGACGCCTCACCGCACTGTGCCCTGTGGCTGCGCCCGGTGAGACGGCTGCGGGTGCGCCGGGCCACGGCGCGGCTGGCAGCACAGCTGGCAAGACATCCGGCAGCACACCGGGCAACACCTTTGGCCCCGACACAGCAACATCCGGCGAGCGGGCTTCCGAGGCTACGGCCCCCGGCGCACCGGCTTCGGGCGCACCGCGCGTGCCCTTCTGGGATTTCGCCGAAGAATCGCGCAGACTCGCCCTGCTGCCCGCCCCCGCCGTGGACAGGCTGGCCCTCACCTTCGGCGCGGCACTGCACGGCAACGCCTTCGCCGTCCTCGTCCGGCGCGACGACGTGCTCACCCTGCGCGCCGCCCTCGGTGAAGACCTCTACGCCTACGGGCTGCACCGGGGCCGCTACCAGCTTGGCGGCGTGCGTCGCCACTTCTCGCCGCTGCGCGACGCCGAACGCACGGGCGAGGGCATCGCCCGGCGCATCCGCACCGACGGCCTCACCGCGCTTGGCGTGTGCATCGCCCGCTGGCCCGACGTGCTGCGGCGTCGGCTGGTCTGGCCCGACAGCATGTCTGGCATCTCCTCGGGCAACACCCCCGGCAACACCCCCGAAGACATCACAGCCGACATCATCTCCGGCACCTCTCCCCGGTGGGACGAGGCGCGCAGGCAGGCCGCATGGCCCGACATCTGGTTCTCGCTACGGAAACTGCTCCTCAAGGAGGTCGCACCGCAATGGGCGCCCTGTTTCGACTGAACGCCAGCACCGTCGTCCCCGCTGCGGGCCGCCGCGTGTTGCGCGCGGCTGATGCCGCCCTGCTGTGCGAGGCGCAGGACATCCTTGCCGCCGCCCGTGAACGTGCCGCCGCGCTGGAACGCGAGGCCGAAGAGGCCTACGCCAGACGCCTTGACGAGGGCTACAACGACGGTCTCGAACAGGGCCGCATGGAACACGCCGAGAAGGTGCTTGAGACCGTCCTCTCCTCTGTGGAGTTCATCGAGGGCATCGAAGGCACGGTGGTGCGCGTGGTCACCGAGTCCATCCGCAAGGTCATCGGCGAGATGGACGACGACGAACGCATCGTGCGCATCGTGCGCAACGCCCTCGTCGCCGTGCGCAACCAGCAGCGCGTGACCATCCGCGTGGCCCCCGCAGACGAGAAGGCCGTCACCGAATCGCTTGCCGCCATGCTGCAACGCGCCCCCGGCAGCGTGGGCTTTCTCGACGTGGTGGCCGACCCGCGCCTTGCGCGGGGGGCGTGTCTGCTTGAAAGCGAACTCGGCGTGGTGGACGCCAGCCTCGAGACCCAACTTGCCGCGCTGGAGAAGGCGTTCCATGCCAAGATCAGGTGACGCACCCCTGCGGGCGAGGGCGGCAGCAGCCCGGCATCCGAAGAAGAACGCCCCCCTTGTGCGCCCGCCGACCCTCTCCGGTGCCGTGCGCCATTTCGCGGACACCTCGGCGGCTGGCCTTTCCGGGCCTGACCTTCAGCAGGCACACCTTCAAGGGGCACACCTTAAGGGGACACATATCACCGGGCCTGACTCTTACAGGACGGCCCCTTACGGCGTGGCGACATCGTTCCGGGCGGCAGCGCACAGGCACCGCACCCCCACGACGGCAACCGCCGCCGTGCCCCGCCACCCTGCAACACACCGCGCCCCGCGGCAGGAGTCGGCATGGCCTTCGAATACATAGGCCCGCTGCTTGAAGAGGCCGTCAACAGCGGCCCCTCGGTCGAGGTGCGCGGTCGCGTCGAACAGGTGGTGGGAACCATCATCCGCGCCGTGGTGCCCGGGGTGAAGGTCGGCGAACTGTGCCTGCTGCGCAACCCGTGGGACGACTGGAACCTGCGGGCAGAGGTGGTGGGTTTCGTCAAGCATGTGGCGTTGCTCACGCCGCTGGGCAATCTTCAGGGCATCTCGCCCGCCACGGAGGTCATCCCCACTGGCGAGATTCTCTCCATCCCCGTCGGTGAAGACCTCTTGGGGCGCGTCCTCGACGGCCTTGGCGACCCCATCGACGGCGGCCCGCCGCTGAAGCCGCGCACCCGCTACCCCGTCTACGCCGACCCGCCCAACCCCATGACGCGCCGCATCATCGACAGGCCCATCTCGCTGGGGCTGCGTGTCCTCGACGGGGTGCTCACCTGCGGCGAAGGCCAGCGCATGGGCATCTTCGCGGCTGCGGGCGGCGGCAAGAGCACCCTACTCTCGAGCATCATCAAGGGATGCTCTGCGGATGTGTGCGTGCTCGCGCTCATCGGTGAACGCGGGCGAGAGGTGCGCGAGTTCATCGAACACGACCTCGGCCCCGAAGGACGCAAGAAGGCGGTGCTGGTGGTATCCACCTCTGACCGTTCGTCCATGGAACGGCTGAAGGCCGCCTACACGGCGACCGCCATCGCCGAATATTTCCGCGACCAGCGGCGCAGCGTGCTGCTGATGATGGACTCGGTGACGCGCTTCGGACGCGCCCAGCGCGAGATAGGGCTGGCAGCGGGCGAACCGCCCACGCGCCGGGGCTTTCCGCCGTCGGTCTTCTCGACCCTGCCGCGCCTCATGGAACGTGCGGGCAACTCCGACAGGGGTTCCATCACCGCGCTGTACACCGTGCTGGTGGAAGGCGACGACATGACAGAACCCATCGCCGACGAGACGCGCTCCATCCTCGACGGGCACATCGTCCTCTCGCGCAAGCTGGCGGCAGCCAACCACTACCCCGCCATCGACGTGCAGGCCAGCGTCAGCCGCGTCATGAACGCCATCGTCGGCAAGGAGCACAAGGGCGCGGCGCAGAAGCTGCGCAAGATTCTCGCCAAATACGCCGAGGTGGAACTGCTGGTGCAGATTGGCGAATACAAGAAGGGTTCCGACAAGGAGGCCGACGACGCGCTGGCGCGTGTGGGCGCGGTGAACGCCTTCCTGCGGCAGGGTCTCGACGAGCGAAGCACCTTCGACGAGACGCTGGCGGCCCTGTACAAGGCCACGGAGTAACACATGGCCCGCGCCGCCTATCCGCTGCAACCGCTGCTCGACGTACGGCACTTCCGCGAGAACGCGGCGGCAGGGGCGTTGCGCCTTGCCGAACGCGCCCTGCGCGAGGCCGAGGACGACGAACAGCGTCGGCGCGACGAACTGGCGGCCTACCGCGCATGGCGGCCCGACGAGGAAGAGAGACGCTACGACGCCATCATGGGGCAGGTCATGGCCCTCGCCGACCTCGACCGCTTCAAGGCGGGGCTGGCGGCCCTCGCACAGGGTGAACTGCTGCGCGAGGAGGAGGTTCGCACGGCGGAACGCGCCACCGAAGCCTGCCGCAAGGCGGTGCTCGCCGCGCGCGAGGCTGCGGCGCAGGCACGGCGCGACACCATGAAGATAGCCACGCACCGCGACATCTGGCGCGAGGCGGCACGGCGCGAGGCCGAACGGCTTGAAGACCTCGAGATGGAAGAGTTCAGAACGCCCCCCTCACCGGAGGGCGACGACCTGTGACCACGATGACGCGTGAAACGGCGGGAACACATGGCTGATTTTCTGAAGATCGACGCGGAACGGCTCGACCGTGCCGTCGCCCACGAAGAGGGACGCAAGACGCCACCTTCATCGCAGGAGGTGGATGCCTTCGACCGGGTCATGCAGCGCCCCGGCGACGAACGGCAGAACGGCTCTCATGACGGCATGGAGGGCGACGGTGATACGGGCGCGGATGGCGCCCCCGATACCGGTACCGACACCCTGCCCGGTGCCACGGCCTCGCCGTTCCAGTTGCTGGGCGGGGCCATGCAGGGCCTGCTCACCCTGCACGGCGCAGAGGCGGCAGAGGGCGCACAGCAGCCCCACGCCATGACCGACGCCGACAGCCTCGCCAGCACACTGGTCGAGCGCATCCTCGTCTCCTCGCCCGGTTCCGGCACTGCCGAGATTCGCATCATCCTCGGCGACGGCGTGCTGCCCGGTACCGAGATTCACCTCGCACGCGGGGCCGACGGCCTTCTCTCCGTCTCGCTACAGACCACCGACCCCGGCTCGTTCCAGAGTCTGGTCGCCGCCCGCGACGGGCTGCAACAGCGGCTGGAACGCCTCGAACAGGGGCAGGTGCGCGTGGAGGTGAGTCAGGAGGCGCGGCCCGACGACGGCGACGCCGACCGCAGGTCGGCAGGCTACATGACGCAACAACCCGACGAGGAGCGACGCTAGCGTGCCCACCACTCCCGCATCCGCCCCGCATCAGGGTAGTACTCCCTCAAGTCAGGGCCACACGCCTCCAAGTCAGGGCCACACGCCTCCAAGTCAGGGCCACACGCCCGCGAGTTCAGGCGTCATTCCCGCGCTCAGGCCGCCACGGGTCTCTCCGGCGGCCACGGCCCTGCTCAACGTGCTGCACACCCGCAGCCAGCCGTGGCGCGTTCAGGCGGGCACCCTCGCCTGCGGTCTCTC
Coding sequences:
- the sctN gene encoding type III secretion system ATPase SctN, whose translation is MAFEYIGPLLEEAVNSGPSVEVRGRVEQVVGTIIRAVVPGVKVGELCLLRNPWDDWNLRAEVVGFVKHVALLTPLGNLQGISPATEVIPTGEILSIPVGEDLLGRVLDGLGDPIDGGPPLKPRTRYPVYADPPNPMTRRIIDRPISLGLRVLDGVLTCGEGQRMGIFAAAGGGKSTLLSSIIKGCSADVCVLALIGERGREVREFIEHDLGPEGRKKAVLVVSTSDRSSMERLKAAYTATAIAEYFRDQRRSVLLMMDSVTRFGRAQREIGLAAGEPPTRRGFPPSVFSTLPRLMERAGNSDRGSITALYTVLVEGDDMTEPIADETRSILDGHIVLSRKLAAANHYPAIDVQASVSRVMNAIVGKEHKGAAQKLRKILAKYAEVELLVQIGEYKKGSDKEADDALARVGAVNAFLRQGLDERSTFDETLAALYKATE
- the sctO gene encoding type III secretion system stalk subunit SctO, translated to MARAAYPLQPLLDVRHFRENAAAGALRLAERALREAEDDEQRRRDELAAYRAWRPDEEERRYDAIMGQVMALADLDRFKAGLAALAQGELLREEEVRTAERATEACRKAVLAAREAAAQARRDTMKIATHRDIWREAARREAERLEDLEMEEFRTPPSPEGDDL
- a CDS encoding type III secretion system needle length determinant, with the protein product MADFLKIDAERLDRAVAHEEGRKTPPSSQEVDAFDRVMQRPGDERQNGSHDGMEGDGDTGADGAPDTGTDTLPGATASPFQLLGGAMQGLLTLHGAEAAEGAQQPHAMTDADSLASTLVERILVSSPGSGTAEIRIILGDGVLPGTEIHLARGADGLLSVSLQTTDPGSFQSLVAARDGLQQRLERLEQGQVRVEVSQEARPDDGDADRRSAGYMTQQPDEERR
- a CDS encoding HrpE/YscL family type III secretion apparatus protein; translation: MGALFRLNASTVVPAAGRRVLRAADAALLCEAQDILAAARERAAALEREAEEAYARRLDEGYNDGLEQGRMEHAEKVLETVLSSVEFIEGIEGTVVRVVTESIRKVIGEMDDDERIVRIVRNALVAVRNQQRVTIRVAPADEKAVTESLAAMLQRAPGSVGFLDVVADPRLARGACLLESELGVVDASLETQLAALEKAFHAKIR